The genomic window CAGAAGTGGTTCACGCCGATGGTTACGCAGTGCTTAACGCCGATGATCCCCTGGTGGCTGCTATGGCTGAACAGGTCAAAGGAAAAGTGGCTTACTTTTCGATGAACCCTGATAACGAAATCATCCACAACCATACCCGACGAGATGGCATGGCTGCCGTCTACGAAAACGGTTATATTTCTATCTTAGAAGGACAATTTACCCTGAGAATTGAAGAAGCAGTTAATGTCCCGATGACGATGGGGGGAATGGCTCCGTTTATGATCGCCAACGCCTTAGCTGCTTGTTTGGCCGCCTTCTGTCAAGGGGTCGATATCGAAGACATTCGCCAAGGGGTGAGAACTTTTAAAGCCTCTGCCAATCAAACCCCAGGGCGGATGAATCTCTTTAATTTAGGGGATTATCACGCTTTGGTCGATTACGCTCATAACCCCGCCGGTTACGAAGCCGTTGGGGAGTTTGTGAAGAACTGGAAAGGACAACGGTTAGGAGTTGTCGGTGGACCCGGCGATCGCAGGGATGAAGATTTGATTCTGCTTGGTAAAATTGCTGCCAGGGTGTTTGATCGCATCCTTGTTAAAGAAGATGACGACAAACGTGGACGGGCCCGAGGAGAAGCTGCTGATTTAATTATTGACGGCATTCTCAGCGAAAATGATAAAGCAGACTACGAAGCCATTTTAGATGAGACAGAAGCTATCGAATACGGCTTAGATAAGGTGGATAAAGGAGGGTTAGTGGTGATTTTCCCCGAAAGCGTTACTCGGGCCATTTCACTCATTAATCGACGTAACCCCATCTAAACAATAAACTAAACATCATCATCATCGGGAAGTGGGATCAGCGATCGCACTTCCTCTAATTTTGTCTAATATTGAGCTTATTGATAAGTAAACATTATTAAATAATCGATAATAGTTTTAAGATTCAATATATCAAGGATCGATAACATTGATAATAAGTCTCAATAAGTAACGAGTTTCCGCCTTTGTGGTATGATAGTTAAGAATGAAAATCTACAGTACGTTTGTCTGCTTTCAAAAAAATAGTCTCTAACCTCGATAACTTCGTAATCCTATTATCTTTGTGCTTGTGTTAACTCCCTTTTTTTTAATTACTTTGAGCTAATGTACTACTTTTTTGATCAGTACAAATGATTTTATGTTGACAAAAGTGACACTTTATGATTTCGATCAGAGAAATAATTTTTTTGGTAACATAATGCAAAACAAGGAGGATAACTAGAGCTATGACAACAGAAGTAATCGAAAAACGGTCTTCGTCCACCTCTACGGTTCGTAAACCAGCCCCTCGGTATCGGGTTTTACTCCATAATGACGACTTCAACTCTATGGAATATGTGGTTCAAACCTTGATGCAAACCGTATCGGGAATGACCCAACCCCAAGCCGTTGATATTATGATGGAAGCTCATACCAATGGAACTGCTTTGGTGATTACTTGTGCTTTAGAACCAGCAGAATTTTATTGTGAAACATTAAAAAATCACGGTTTAACCAGCACCATTGAACCAGACGAGTAAGATTGATCACAATATCAAAAACTCGAAATAATGGTTTAGATATTTATTTCCTAATAATATTATTACTTGAAACCTTAGCATAAATTAAAATCCTTGAAACTTAATTTCACCATAATTGCTAATTACCCAGCACCTTTTAGGCTGGGAATTTTTATAATTTTCCTCTTGCTTTTATGGCTTCCTCTAGCTATTCCTCTTTATTTTTTATTTAAAAATGATCCTAATTTAACTACGATAATAACGATGGCAATACTTTATTTAGAGTTTGTTGCTTTGTTATTTATTTGGAACAAAAAAGTTTATAAAATTAATTATTGGTGGCGAGACTATGGATTAGTATTTACTCGAAAAAATGGGATTGAGTTGCTCAATGGTTTAAGTTTAGGTTTATTTTTTACCTTTGGATTGTTTATTATAGAAGCAATTTTAGGGTGGATTGAATTTGTTCCACCTGCTGATAATTTTACCTTGATTCTTTTTGAAGGTTTATTAAGTGCTTTAGGGATTGGGTTAGCAGAAGAATTATTTTTTAGAGGTTGGTTATTAGAAGAACTAAAAAAAGATTATCGTCCGAAACTTTTTATTCTTTTAAACGGAATTATTTTTGCAACGTTACACTTTTTAAAGCCGATAGAAGAAATTATTAGGACGTTTCCGCAATTTCCGGCCCTATTTTTATTAGGAATTACATTAGTTTGGGCGAAAATGGGTCATGGTAACCGTATAGGTGTTTGTATTGGACTACATGGGGGTTTAGTGTGGGGATACTATATATTAAATGTAGGAAAATTAGTGAATTATACAAATAAAGTTTCTCCCTTAATAACAGGAATTGATAATAATCCCATTGCCGGCATTATGGGATTAATTGGATTAAGCTTGTTAAGTTTTTTGATGAAACAAAAAGTTCAAAAATCACGAATATAGATGATATCAAAAGTATTTAATCTGGGTATCTTTATTTTATATTGTTTCACTGAACTCTCCTGTAATAGATTATGATTGACCACAATTCAAAACGAATACTCAGGTTATTGAGTAATCAATCTAAGTCACGAGGATTTACCCTATTAGAATTATTAATTACTGTGATTATTGTCGGTGTCCTTGCTGCTATAGCAATACCCAGTTTAGTTGGTCAAGTAGCTCGTTCTAGGGAAACAGAAGCGATGACAACCATCGGTGCGCTTAATCGCGCTCAAGTTGCTTACCGTTATGAATACGGAACCTTTGCATTAATCGGAGAAACGGCAGGGACAATAGTCATACAACCCTCTCAACTGGAAGTTCCCATAACTTCAAAATACTATTCTTATCGAGATATTCCCCTTCCAGGAACTGATGAAGAAAGAGCAAAGTATGGTGCAACAGCTTTACCTGAGTATACTAACAGTTTAAAAAATTATAGTGGGGGTATCAGATACATCGCTAGTACCAATACTTTTAACACCGTTCTTTGTCGAGGAAATGATCATACAGAAGACAACATCAATAATATTCGTCCTATCTTAAACATAGGATCAGGAGGATGGACTTGTTTTGGCAATAGTACAGAACTTAAATAACCTCAGTTCGGGGTTAGAAGTTCGGAGGTCGAAGCTTATTCCAAATTAAATTTAGGTTAAATAGTAAATTATTAATCCTACCAAGGACTACCAATTAAAGTAAACCCACTCCAAAAATAAGGATGTTCTAAAGATTGATCTCCTAATGCTGCTAGTTGGGGAGGTAAAGATAGACGATTATCAGGAGTGACTAATTGACCCTTTTTTATGTAAACGTCTCCTCTTAATAAGCTTAATTGTGCTTCTCGTATGGCTTTAGTTTTTAAGGGAATTTGATTTAATTGTTCATAAAAGCGAGTCATTAAGGCAAGGGTTCCTTCGTCACTCACTTCCCAAAGACTTCCTAACACCGTTTTAACTTGCGCTAACACTGCAGCACCAGCAAAGCCTAATTCTGCTTCACGATCGCCTAAAGCGGTGCGACAAGCACTTAATACCAGTAATTCAATTTGTGGATCGCCAAAATTAAATTCTTTGAACTGATCTAATGTCAGTTGATTTTGCCAAAATTGAATATAAGAATTGTCCAATGTTCCCGTTTCAAAATTAGCATGGGTGGCTAAATGAATAATCCCAAATTTTCCCGATTGATGAGCTTGCTGTAACTGTTTAAGGGTAAAATTTTCATTGAGAAATGAGTCTCCTTGCCATAAGCGATCGGCAATGACCGATAACTCTAAAGGAACCGCCGGTAAAGGATTTTGTTGAGTAAATTCTGATGCACCCATCGCTAAAACTTGTTGCTGCGTCATATCTTGATAGCGAGTATCACTCAAGGCTAAACTGGGCATGATACCCATATTATATTGTTCGATTAAAAATTCTGAACCATCATAAAGCGCGGCCAGAGGAACAGAACGCAATCCTCCCTCTACAATAAAAATAAGGGTGTCAATCTTAGCTGTGTCTAATGCTGTTTTGAGGGGTTGGATAAACCATTGATACAATTGTTGAGCCGGTTGACCATAAGCACTAGGACGGCGAGGATTAGTAATGGTGCTTTGAAAGTCAGCAACCGTGGAGAGGACTTGCTCACGGGTAACGTCTGTTATGGGTTGGCGAATAACTTTACCCGATGCTGTTACTAGCATCAATTCTAATTGATCCTCTGGAGAGCTTTGATTGTTTGGTTGTTGAGGTTGTGCTGCTTGAGGAGAAGATTGAAACCTCCAGAGGGTTTGAGTGTCAGGGTTTTGAATAGAGGGTGATTGAGGTCGAAAAAAGATATAAATCAAGCCAGGTTTTAAACCGGTTAAGGTTTGACCTTCTTGTAAAATAGTCTGAGTTTGTTCAAGATTTAAAGGGGATACGGGTTCAATGCCTAAATGGTTGGCAAATTCTATGGTAAACCCTTGCTCAATATTTCTCAGCATAGCGCGATCGCTGTCTAAATTCGTCGTTAAACCGGTTTCGTTGGGTGATTGTCCTAACTCTGAGGTTTCAGTGTAAGCATTATTTAAGTTAACGACAAATTCCAACCCAGGAGGTTTCGGGGTTGTAGGGGAAGCAGAGGGAGCAGAGGGAGCAGAGGAAGCAGAGGAAGCAGAGGAAGCAGGGGGAACAGAGGAAGCAGAGGGAGCAGGGGGAACAGAGGAAGCAGGGGGAGCAGAGGGAGCAGGGGGAACAGAGGAAGCAGGGGGAGCAGAGGGAACAGGGGGTACTGGAGGTTCTGGGGTCATAAACTCAATGGCAACCCCATTAATGGTAATGGTTGAATTATTATCAGTTCCTGCGCTATTAAGGATATCTGGGGTCAACTGGTCGATTTGATCGGGGTCAAAAGGAATACCACCAATGATCACCTCTCCTCTTATCTCTCCATTGGTAGCTAAGGTTTCGAGATTAATCATCCCACCAGTGCCATTAGTGGATGAAGTATTAATGGTTTCTACTTCAATGATGGGAACGTTATCATTCGTATTTCCCTGGGCCGTAAGAGTAACTGAACCACCACCGTCAGCAAAGGAAGTGTCAATATGACCGACAGTAACCTGACAACTATTCATTTGACGACAGCCATTTCCGAGCCGTTCAATGGTTAAGTCTCGTCCTGGAGCAATAATTGCGTCATCAGAATTCATTCTGAAACTGCCTACAGCCACTGCATCTGCATTAGCTCGAAAAATAATACTTCCTGAACCGGGTTGAAAGGTCAGTGCATCATCTGATAAATCTTCGATAGTGATATCGTTTTCGGCTTCGAGGATAATATTAGTGTTTCCAGATAATCCTTCTAATTCTGACTCAAAAATTATCGTATTATTGGGAGGATCATTCCTTAAGATTTGTCCAATTTGACCGTTATTGTTCCCTGCAAAGGTATCGATGCCATCGGTTCCACTATCTCCCTCACCGTCTTTGATAAGAATATTTTCAGGATCTAAAAGTAGGGTTCCAAAATCACCATTAACAGCACTGGTGTCGACAGTTCCTCGAAAAATTAGCTGTTGTTTGCCCGAAACTTCTACGAACCCCCCATTTCCTGCAATATTGCCCCCTCGACTGCTAATATTTCCATAAAATCCTGTGATCTCCTCTGACCAAACCGTGACTTGACCCCCGTTACCCTGATTCATACTATCGCTGCGAAGGGTTGAACCTGAGTTAATTAAAGTACGTTGAGCAGTGGGAATGGTTGTTTGTCCTCGATAATCTCCTCCCACTCTGATGGTTCCCCCTCCGGTGTTTCCTGACCCATCAATTTGAGCATTGATGACTGCAATGCGATCGCCGATCAAGGTTACGTTACCCCCGACTCCACTGGGTGAAGATGCGTCTAAAGTTCCTGATGTAACTAGGGTTGCTGGTGTGTTGGGAAGGTTAGCATTGTTTTCGGTTAATTGAATGCTTTGCTCGTTATTGGTACTAATATTTAAGTCTAAAGTTTGACTGCCTTCTGTTAGTAACGTCGGTAAATCTTGGGGTTTAATGTTTAATAATTCGGCATTGGTTTCTCTCGGTGCAGTAATTTCTAAACTGATGAGACTGCCGGGTTGAGAAATTCTAATGCGGTTGGTTCCTGGAATAGCTGAAATGGTAATATTTCCCCCTGGTGCTTTGAGAGTTCCCGTATTAACAATAGTGTTTCCTATTAGGGTAAGGTTATGACCCTCTGCAACGGTTAAATTCCCTGTATTAATAATATGACCGGACTGCGTTAAATCAAAGGCAAATTGAGAGGGATCACCGATTAGTAATTGATAATTATTCGTTCCTACAGCATTA from Crocosphaera subtropica ATCC 51142 includes these protein-coding regions:
- a CDS encoding CPBP family intramembrane glutamic endopeptidase, which gives rise to MKLNFTIIANYPAPFRLGIFIIFLLLLWLPLAIPLYFLFKNDPNLTTIITMAILYLEFVALLFIWNKKVYKINYWWRDYGLVFTRKNGIELLNGLSLGLFFTFGLFIIEAILGWIEFVPPADNFTLILFEGLLSALGIGLAEELFFRGWLLEELKKDYRPKLFILLNGIIFATLHFLKPIEEIIRTFPQFPALFLLGITLVWAKMGHGNRIGVCIGLHGGLVWGYYILNVGKLVNYTNKVSPLITGIDNNPIAGIMGLIGLSLLSFLMKQKVQKSRI
- a CDS encoding CHAT domain-containing protein; protein product: MKLIKITKYLVFMLIGLTEINHINPTLSQSITPANDGTGTIVNQEGNQFNIEGGSLSGDGTNLFHSLEKFGLNREQIANFLANPQIRNILTRIVGGDASIINGLITITGGNPNLFLMNPAGIVFGPNVQLNLPADFTAITATGMGFDNNYWFNAVGTNNYQLLIGDPSQFAFDLTQSGHIINTGNLTVAEGHNLTLIGNTIVNTGTLKAPGGNITISAIPGTNRIRISQPGSLISLEITAPRETNAELLNIKPQDLPTLLTEGSQTLDLNISTNNEQSIQLTENNANLPNTPATLVTSGTLDASSPSGVGGNVTLIGDRIAVINAQIDGSGNTGGGTIRVGGDYRGQTTIPTAQRTLINSGSTLRSDSMNQGNGGQVTVWSEEITGFYGNISSRGGNIAGNGGFVEVSGKQQLIFRGTVDTSAVNGDFGTLLLDPENILIKDGEGDSGTDGIDTFAGNNNGQIGQILRNDPPNNTIIFESELEGLSGNTNIILEAENDITIEDLSDDALTFQPGSGSIIFRANADAVAVGSFRMNSDDAIIAPGRDLTIERLGNGCRQMNSCQVTVGHIDTSFADGGGSVTLTAQGNTNDNVPIIEVETINTSSTNGTGGMINLETLATNGEIRGEVIIGGIPFDPDQIDQLTPDILNSAGTDNNSTITINGVAIEFMTPEPPVPPVPSAPPASSVPPAPSAPPASSVPPAPSASSVPPASSASSASSAPSAPSASPTTPKPPGLEFVVNLNNAYTETSELGQSPNETGLTTNLDSDRAMLRNIEQGFTIEFANHLGIEPVSPLNLEQTQTILQEGQTLTGLKPGLIYIFFRPQSPSIQNPDTQTLWRFQSSPQAAQPQQPNNQSSPEDQLELMLVTASGKVIRQPITDVTREQVLSTVADFQSTITNPRRPSAYGQPAQQLYQWFIQPLKTALDTAKIDTLIFIVEGGLRSVPLAALYDGSEFLIEQYNMGIMPSLALSDTRYQDMTQQQVLAMGASEFTQQNPLPAVPLELSVIADRLWQGDSFLNENFTLKQLQQAHQSGKFGIIHLATHANFETGTLDNSYIQFWQNQLTLDQFKEFNFGDPQIELLVLSACRTALGDREAELGFAGAAVLAQVKTVLGSLWEVSDEGTLALMTRFYEQLNQIPLKTKAIREAQLSLLRGDVYIKKGQLVTPDNRLSLPPQLAALGDQSLEHPYFWSGFTLIGSPW
- the clpS gene encoding ATP-dependent Clp protease adapter ClpS, with product MTTEVIEKRSSSTSTVRKPAPRYRVLLHNDDFNSMEYVVQTLMQTVSGMTQPQAVDIMMEAHTNGTALVITCALEPAEFYCETLKNHGLTSTIEPDE
- a CDS encoding type IV pilin protein encodes the protein MIDHNSKRILRLLSNQSKSRGFTLLELLITVIIVGVLAAIAIPSLVGQVARSRETEAMTTIGALNRAQVAYRYEYGTFALIGETAGTIVIQPSQLEVPITSKYYSYRDIPLPGTDEERAKYGATALPEYTNSLKNYSGGIRYIASTNTFNTVLCRGNDHTEDNINNIRPILNIGSGGWTCFGNSTELK